The Caulobacter vibrioides sequence CCGAACTCAGCGGCGGTCAGTTCGGTCAGCGGCAGGCGCACGGGCCCAGCGTCGCGGCCGACCGCCTTCATGCCCGCCTTGACGATCGAGACGGCGTAGCCGCGGCCGCGATTGCGCAGCGCGATATAGGGCAGGACAAAATCACGAAGGCCCGCCATCACCGTGTCGCGATCGCGGGCGCGAACCGCCTTGTAGAAGTCGAGCGCCCATTCGGGCAGGAAGTTGAAGATCGCCGACGAATAGGTCGTCACGCCCATCTCTAGATAGGGCAGGGCGAAGGTTTCGGCGGTCGGCAGGCCGCCGATATAGGTCAGGCGGTCGCCGAGGCGAGCGTAGACCCGCATCATAAGCTCGAGGTCGCCGACGCCGTCCTTGAAGCCGACCAGGTTCGGATTGCGGTCGCAGAGCTTCTCGAGCGTGTCCTCATTGAGGATCGCATTGTCGCGATTGTAGACGATCACGCCCAGCTTGGTGGCTTTGCAAACGGCTTCGATATGGCAGGCTAGGCCGTCTTGCGTGGCGTTGGTCAAGTAGGGTGGCAGTAGCAGAACGCCATCGGCGCCCGCCGCCTCGGCGTCGGCGGCCAGGTCCGTCGCAATCGCCGTGCCATAGCCGCAGCCGGCGATCACCGGGATCTTGCCCGCCGTTTCGGCGACGGCGGCGCGCACCACCTGTCCCACCTCGGACGGGCGCAGGGAGAAAAACTCGCCGGTGCCGCCTGCGGCGAACAGGCCTGCCAGATCACGCTCAAGCATCCAGCCGCAGTGCTCCCGGTAAGGGGCCTCCTGGAATTGGTGATCAGCATCAAAATGGGTGACAGGAAACGACAGCAGGCCGCCGCCGAGCTGGCGGGCCATTTCCGTCGGCGACATACGGCTCATGAAGTCCTCTCCGAGCGGCGGCCCTCGCCCAGGTTGCTCCCGAGAGGCCGCTTCTTGATCGTTACGGTAGAGAGGGGTTGTGGCGCGGTCTAAACCAAAGGCGCTATCGACCGATGCGAGAATTGGTTTGATGGTTCGGGCTTGTCGCACCGGCCTCGTCGAGCACATCGCAAGCCTGCGCGGCTAAGCGAAGGGCGCGGGTGAACTTCCTCACGGGAGCGGGACATCCGATGGGCTGACTTCGGATCTACAAACGATTGACGATCCTTCTGACTTTGGACAGGTCCACCTCTTGAAGCGGCGCCAAAGGCAGCTCGTGGCGCGAGCTACCCATGGTCAGCGGCTTACGGTCTGTGGCCGAGTCGCTCGCGTCGTCAGGGCCAAGATCAGCGCCGCCGCGAGCAGCGCGCAATCAACGGCCCAGCCTGCGGGATCGGCCATATGGCTGCCGTACAATGCTCCATGCGCCACGGCGATCAGGGCGAGGAGGCCCGCGCATATCCGCCTGAGCGCGATGGAGACTGCAGCCGGCGCGCCAAAAACCGCCGCGAGGCACGCGGTCAGGGTCGCAAGGCCCCAGGTCGCCACCGGGGTGGGCGTGGGCGAGAAAAGGCTCACAAAGTTCGAGAAGGCGTAGGCGACAGGCTGGCTCCAGACGAAGGCGACCCAAAGGCGTTCCAAGCCCGGGGCTGGGCGGCCCTTGTCGCGACGCCGCGCCAGCCAGATCGCTACGCCGCTCGAGGTGACCGCTGTGAGGCCAAGACCCAGAAGGAAGTAGGCGACCTTGACCGGCCAGCCCCCGAACCAGCCGAAATGGAGCGGTGTCATGGCCGACAGCACCCGAAAGCCCAGAGAGCCGCTCTCGTATCCGACCTCGCCCAGGATCTGGCCCGCGCCGTCGACCACGACGGTTTCACCGCGCGACAGGCGTCCATCGGTGGCGAGATTGATGATGGCGTGCTGACCGCGCTCGCCGGGATGCTCAACATAGATGTAGGTCGCTCGCGCGTCGGGGTAGCGGGCGGCCACCGAGCCGAGGCCCGAACGGACGTCGATGACCTTGGCCGCAGGACGCGGGTCATCTTTGACGGTTGGCCCTTGGAACAGCGCGTAGGCCTTGCTGGCGTCGCCCTTGAAGGTCGCCAGGGCCAGGACGCCGACGATGATCGTCGTCAGACCCAGGAACGCGCCCGTCAGCGATACGACCAGATGGAAGGGAAGGCCCCAAACCGAAATCCGATTGTGGAGATCCGCCTCCTGCAGGCGCTTGGAGCCGCCCCATCGGAAGGCGAAGGCGTCCTTGAACACCCGAGGGTGCGACAGCACGCCCGAGATGAGCGACGACAGCAGCGCCACGCCTGTAAGCCCGACCACGAACCCGCCCCAAGCGCGGGGCAAGTGCAGCACGGTATGGAGTTCGGCCTGAAACTCTGTCCATGGCGTCCGCGCCTCGCCGACCAGCCGCCCGGCGTGGTCGGCGACATAGGTGTGCTCGCCGCCGGCCGCGTCGTCGCCGTGGATGCTCAGACGCGGATGGTCGGGTGTCGGCAGGCGCACGAGCAGGTCGTGGGCTTGGGGGATCTTGGCCAAGGCGCCTTGGACGGCGACGTCCACCGCCTGGGGCGAGACCCCTTGCAGAACTGGTCCTTGGGGCTGCTCCCAACGGCTGAACTCCTGGGTGAACACCGCCACCGATCCTGAGAAGCAGACGAGATAGATCAAGGCCGCGAACGCCAGGCCCAGCGCGGAGTGACCCGCCAGCATGGCGCGCACGAAATCCGCCGGGATCTTCGGCCAGATCGG is a genomic window containing:
- the kdgD gene encoding 5-dehydro-4-deoxyglucarate dehydratase; translated protein: MSRMSPTEMARQLGGGLLSFPVTHFDADHQFQEAPYREHCGWMLERDLAGLFAAGGTGEFFSLRPSEVGQVVRAAVAETAGKIPVIAGCGYGTAIATDLAADAEAAGADGVLLLPPYLTNATQDGLACHIEAVCKATKLGVIVYNRDNAILNEDTLEKLCDRNPNLVGFKDGVGDLELMMRVYARLGDRLTYIGGLPTAETFALPYLEMGVTTYSSAIFNFLPEWALDFYKAVRARDRDTVMAGLRDFVLPYIALRNRGRGYAVSIVKAGMKAVGRDAGPVRLPLTELTAAEFGELQGLIARVNLADVRRAAHG
- a CDS encoding PepSY-associated TM helix domain-containing protein, whose translation is MDASPDKIAREKSKALGKPIWPKIPADFVRAMLAGHSALGLAFAALIYLVCFSGSVAVFTQEFSRWEQPQGPVLQGVSPQAVDVAVQGALAKIPQAHDLLVRLPTPDHPRLSIHGDDAAGGEHTYVADHAGRLVGEARTPWTEFQAELHTVLHLPRAWGGFVVGLTGVALLSSLISGVLSHPRVFKDAFAFRWGGSKRLQEADLHNRISVWGLPFHLVVSLTGAFLGLTTIIVGVLALATFKGDASKAYALFQGPTVKDDPRPAAKVIDVRSGLGSVAARYPDARATYIYVEHPGERGQHAIINLATDGRLSRGETVVVDGAGQILGEVGYESGSLGFRVLSAMTPLHFGWFGGWPVKVAYFLLGLGLTAVTSSGVAIWLARRRDKGRPAPGLERLWVAFVWSQPVAYAFSNFVSLFSPTPTPVATWGLATLTACLAAVFGAPAAVSIALRRICAGLLALIAVAHGALYGSHMADPAGWAVDCALLAAALILALTTRATRPQTVSR